Part of the Deltaproteobacteria bacterium genome is shown below.
GTCCTCGCTGACCGCCATTGATGTAAATCAAGCCAAGCTCGAAGATACTCTCTTGCGTATAAATGGGCAGCCTCTTTCGAGTTCCAAAAGGAGACGTTCCGCCAACGAGATAGCCACTGTGCTTTTGAGCTGTCTCCGGCTTTGAGGCATTTACATTTTTTACCCCGAGATGGCGCGCCAACGCACGGGTCGACACTTCCTTGTCCCCATGCATTAAGACAATCATTGGATTGGCGAGATGGTCTTCCATGACCAAGGTTTTGATGACTGAGTGTTGCTCTACCTTCAGCTCTCGGGCCGACACCTGAGTACCCCCACGGGCTTCATATTTATACCGATGAATTTCAAAATCCACGCCGGCAGCCTTCAGCATACGCAACGCACCTGTGCTTGGCATTTTCTGCTTTCCCATGATCTCCTCAGCAACGTTCATTCTTAGTCGATAAACCGCTGCTATCATTCAACTTGTCTCGTACTATCGAACATTTAAGGCAAGCGCGAATGTACATTTTTTTGTCGGCCTGTGACCGAGATCACATCAGATTATGCTCGACAAGGTCATAGTAAGGGCATGAAACGTTTAGATGAGGTCATGCTCCCCAAAGGTCGCAAACGTGTCATTTACGAACACACTTGGCGGCCTGACTTTGTTGGTGAAGCTTTAACAATTGAACTAGAAAAAGGGCAGGAAGTTGTTTCCCTCGAGTTCTATTCATCCGAACACGGCATCGTAAAATGGGTTCGCAAGCAGGGCCTCCTTCCAAGCCACAGCTGGGAATGCGACAAAAATCCGCTGGGTACACTTCACGGACAACATTACCCTACAGTACTGCTAAACGGAGCTGAGCCATTTTCAAACACCCTCAAGATTGTACAAGATGTACTCAAGCACCCATGCCTTGAGCACCTACGCTCGACACTTGGCCCACAAGCCCTTCAAGAAAAAAATTCCATCGCGTCCAAAGGTCAGCGCTGGTAACAATCGGTTCTTAGAAATTTCTACCATCCATAGACAAACCCTGATTCAATAGACCCTCAGTGATTGGGGAGAACTATGCCTAAGCCGAAACTGCTTGTTGTTGATGATTCCGAGATTTGCCGCCAACCTTTTCGCAAAGTGGGAACAGATAAACAAGGTAATATCTTGGTAGAGGTCTTAGAAGCCAAAACCGGCGAAGAGGGGCTGGAGCTCTTTAAGAAGCACCCTGGCATTCTTTACGCGGTCGTGGATGTTCACCTGCCTGGAATAGACGGATTTGAAATGCTTAACGCCTGCCGACGTTTCGACCTCGACAGATTCAATCAGACCACTGTTTTTATGAGTTGCTCGGATTCAGACGACCATCACCATGAATCACCCGACTTTCCAACACCCACATGGATACTTAAGCCGGCCGACCCCGAACTCTTTAACCGTTTTTTATTAAGCGATGTGCGGATGAAGATGGCATTGCAAACCGCTTCACTCACCGACACACAACGAACACATCTACGAAAGCTTTTTGAGGATGCGACGAACCTAGACGAGTCTCAGCACCAAGCTTTAGTCAGTTTGGTCAAATCACTCACCGCCACTGACGAAGAATAAGTCAGGCGTGCTTTTGTGCGATCATGATTCCGTCGCGAACCGGTAAGAGTAAGTTATGAACGCGTG
Proteins encoded:
- a CDS encoding Cys-tRNA(Pro) deacylase encodes the protein MGKQKMPSTGALRMLKAAGVDFEIHRYKYEARGGTQVSARELKVEQHSVIKTLVMEDHLANPMIVLMHGDKEVSTRALARHLGVKNVNASKPETAQKHSGYLVGGTSPFGTRKRLPIYTQESIFELGLIYINGGQRGLLVSIDPAVLESLLKVERVSVAQGASPD
- a CDS encoding response regulator — translated: MPKPKLLVVDDSEICRQPFRKVGTDKQGNILVEVLEAKTGEEGLELFKKHPGILYAVVDVHLPGIDGFEMLNACRRFDLDRFNQTTVFMSCSDSDDHHHESPDFPTPTWILKPADPELFNRFLLSDVRMKMALQTASLTDTQRTHLRKLFEDATNLDESQHQALVSLVKSLTATDEE